The following coding sequences are from one Halobacteriovorax sp. JY17 window:
- a CDS encoding polyprenyl synthetase family protein → MLQDFLSTIPLKTLKHVKDMDLNISSDNCSKAINELLQNSVLVGGKRLRPLLTYLVGNLYGVDFKTLDPYAKSIELVHAASLSHDDVIDNATTRRGVPSINIQASNKKAVLAGDYLLSDVIVNLTRAGNLELVGEMAKVIQDLAVGEWIQSDAIETRKYTSALIEEIAIKKTASVMSWCCYAPAIIANLDRTTIEKSKQMGIDLGIAFQLMDDTLDFSSESQKDANLDLDNELVNSVIFQWLCLHPAEFERYQKGESLSKLYTGEKIEKAVEVVREAANKHIESARNLLDEIEKDLCQTEKELKAFSKNKKPILYIFDYLTQRRH, encoded by the coding sequence ATGTTACAAGACTTTTTATCGACCATTCCATTAAAGACCTTGAAGCATGTCAAAGATATGGACCTAAATATATCTTCTGATAACTGCTCTAAGGCCATAAATGAGCTCCTTCAAAATAGCGTACTTGTTGGTGGTAAACGCCTGCGTCCGCTACTTACTTACCTTGTGGGGAATCTCTATGGTGTGGACTTTAAAACTCTTGATCCTTACGCAAAATCCATTGAATTAGTACACGCGGCAAGCCTTAGTCATGATGATGTCATCGACAATGCAACGACAAGACGTGGCGTGCCTTCAATAAATATTCAGGCCTCTAATAAGAAAGCTGTTCTTGCGGGAGATTACTTACTCTCTGATGTGATTGTTAATTTAACTCGTGCAGGTAATTTAGAATTAGTTGGCGAGATGGCCAAGGTTATTCAAGATCTAGCTGTAGGTGAGTGGATTCAATCAGACGCAATTGAGACGAGAAAGTATACGAGTGCTCTTATTGAAGAAATAGCAATTAAGAAAACTGCTTCTGTTATGAGTTGGTGCTGTTACGCTCCGGCGATTATTGCAAATCTTGATCGCACGACAATTGAAAAGTCTAAGCAGATGGGAATTGATCTAGGAATTGCCTTTCAATTAATGGATGATACACTGGATTTCTCTAGTGAGTCTCAAAAAGATGCCAATCTTGATTTAGATAATGAACTTGTAAATTCTGTGATCTTTCAGTGGCTCTGTCTTCATCCTGCTGAATTTGAAAGATATCAAAAAGGTGAGTCTCTCTCTAAACTCTATACGGGTGAGAAAATTGAAAAGGCCGTAGAAGTAGTAAGAGAAGCGGCCAATAAGCACATTGAAAGTGCGAGAAACCTTTTGGATGAAATCGAAAAAGATCTCTGTCAAACCGAGAAAGAGTTAAAGGCCTTCTCTAAGAATAAGAAGCCTATTCTCTATATCTTTGATTATCTAACTCAAAGACGTCACTAA
- a CDS encoding inorganic diphosphatase, which translates to MNPWHDVSLGQEGPAIVNAIIEVPRGEKTKYELDKTTGLIKVDRILSSAVHYPANYGFIPRTYCDDNDPLDVLVLGQAVVVPLCLMSVKIIGNMHMIDGGEVDDKLIAVHADDPQFNGFNSIKDIPEHTLKEIKHFFETYKSLENKSVEVNDFTDQKEALVVLQNAIDLYNKEEKNLKK; encoded by the coding sequence ATGAATCCATGGCATGATGTGTCTCTCGGGCAAGAAGGTCCGGCAATAGTAAATGCAATTATCGAAGTACCTCGTGGTGAGAAAACTAAGTACGAATTAGATAAGACAACTGGACTAATTAAAGTTGATAGAATTCTCTCAAGTGCAGTCCATTACCCAGCGAACTACGGGTTTATCCCAAGAACATATTGTGATGACAATGATCCTCTCGATGTTCTAGTTCTAGGTCAAGCTGTAGTTGTTCCTCTATGCCTAATGAGTGTTAAAATCATTGGAAATATGCATATGATCGACGGCGGAGAAGTAGATGATAAATTAATCGCTGTTCATGCTGACGATCCACAATTTAATGGATTCAACTCTATTAAAGATATTCCAGAGCACACTCTTAAAGAAATTAAACACTTCTTTGAGACTTATAAATCTCTAGAGAATAAGTCTGTTGAAGTAAATGACTTCACTGACCAAAAAGAGGCACTAGTTGTTCTTCAAAATGCAATTGATCTCTACAATAAAGAAGAAAAAAATCTAAAGAAATAA
- a CDS encoding isochorismate synthase gives MINLLELKHSVIRQLSEHWKQVDFDGLAKDKKRFVTYKFKIEKTKLSNLLGHVIHRPLNYFKSKDSSKEILGIGSHITYTKKYDYNKLLGLIESDSDLTFLGAQRFDSNSKRDEAWAGFDECHFTLPKIIFETTGESTVLKVVFNKKSISTEDKRSNALFELEAYLNFIRHDFTVTKPQEVSTYPSKDQWSKMIDYCLGNLETTPLEKVVLARKEIVEFDRLADPMAIFEKNMKNAADSYLMYLDPGDGKVFMSFTPEKLFKLNQREISLDCLAGTRPRSNDFEADVKFQSELMSSAKELNEHRIVTREIQEKLSAMGADIRIENKESILKLKFIQHLHTHISATLSERSNFAVLLNTFHPTPAVGGRPWEMAKKCIEEAEPFDRGLYAGPMGYISADSCEFAVAIRSALTEDTKLHLFGGCGLVTGSEAESEWIETQNKMKNFEITL, from the coding sequence ATGATTAATCTACTCGAATTAAAACATTCTGTTATAAGACAACTTTCAGAGCACTGGAAACAGGTTGACTTTGATGGGCTAGCAAAAGACAAGAAGAGATTTGTTACTTATAAATTTAAAATTGAAAAAACAAAACTCTCAAATCTTCTGGGTCACGTTATTCACAGACCACTTAACTACTTCAAGAGTAAAGATAGTAGTAAAGAGATTCTTGGAATCGGCTCGCACATTACTTACACAAAGAAATATGATTACAATAAACTTCTAGGTTTAATTGAGTCTGATAGCGACTTAACTTTCCTAGGTGCTCAGAGATTTGACTCTAACTCAAAAAGAGATGAAGCCTGGGCCGGATTTGACGAATGTCACTTCACTCTTCCAAAAATTATCTTTGAAACAACTGGGGAATCAACAGTTCTAAAAGTTGTTTTTAATAAGAAGTCTATCTCAACAGAAGATAAGAGATCAAATGCTCTCTTTGAACTTGAAGCTTACTTAAATTTCATTAGACATGACTTTACTGTGACAAAACCTCAAGAAGTTTCCACATACCCAAGCAAAGACCAGTGGTCTAAAATGATTGACTACTGTCTTGGAAACTTAGAGACAACTCCGCTTGAAAAAGTTGTCTTGGCCAGAAAAGAAATTGTTGAATTTGACCGCTTAGCTGACCCTATGGCCATCTTCGAAAAAAATATGAAGAATGCGGCAGATAGCTACCTCATGTACCTTGATCCAGGTGATGGGAAAGTTTTCATGAGTTTTACTCCTGAAAAACTATTTAAATTAAATCAAAGAGAGATTTCCCTAGACTGCTTGGCCGGAACTCGTCCAAGATCAAATGACTTTGAGGCCGACGTTAAATTTCAAAGTGAACTCATGAGCTCTGCTAAAGAATTAAATGAGCACAGAATCGTCACTAGAGAAATCCAAGAAAAGCTTTCGGCCATGGGCGCAGATATAAGAATCGAAAATAAAGAGTCTATTCTTAAGCTTAAATTTATTCAACATCTTCATACTCATATAAGTGCTACTCTTTCAGAGAGAAGTAACTTTGCTGTTCTCCTAAATACTTTTCACCCAACTCCAGCAGTTGGTGGACGTCCATGGGAGATGGCCAAGAAGTGTATTGAAGAAGCAGAGCCATTTGATAGAGGACTCTACGCAGGACCGATGGGCTACATCTCTGCAGACTCGTGCGAGTTTGCCGTGGCCATTAGAAGTGCTCTGACTGAAGATACGAAGTTACATCTATTTGGAGGATGTGGTCTAGTTACTGGAAGCGAAGCTGAAAGTGAGTGGATTGAGACTCAAAATAAAATGAAGAACTTCGAGATCACACTGTAG
- the ubiE gene encoding bifunctional demethylmenaquinone methyltransferase/2-methoxy-6-polyprenyl-1,4-benzoquinol methylase UbiE, whose amino-acid sequence MTSALQGRKKESWKIFDEIAGTYDLLNKLLSCGIDIYWRNKLLKNLPARKNMQALDLATGTGDVPLVLVKSENISKITGIDLSKGMVELGKVKVKKAKKEDKIALHIGDGCNIPAADETMDVVTISFGIRNFPDPQKSLREIFRVLKPGGRVMIMEFGVPKNFLVNTVYMFYFRHLLPFVGNLLSKHRDAYKYLNETVEDFPYGEDFTKWMKEAGFKNAKFQELTFGISNLYIGDKE is encoded by the coding sequence ATGACGTCAGCACTTCAAGGCCGTAAAAAAGAATCTTGGAAAATTTTTGATGAGATTGCAGGAACTTACGATCTATTAAATAAGCTACTATCTTGTGGAATTGATATTTATTGGAGAAATAAGCTCCTAAAGAATCTTCCTGCAAGAAAGAATATGCAGGCCCTTGATCTAGCAACAGGTACAGGAGATGTTCCTCTCGTTCTAGTTAAGTCTGAAAATATTTCTAAAATTACAGGAATCGATCTTTCTAAGGGAATGGTTGAACTTGGAAAAGTCAAAGTAAAGAAAGCAAAGAAAGAAGATAAGATCGCTCTTCATATTGGAGATGGTTGTAATATTCCTGCAGCCGACGAAACAATGGACGTAGTGACTATTAGTTTTGGAATTAGAAACTTCCCAGATCCACAGAAGTCACTCCGCGAAATCTTTAGAGTTCTAAAGCCAGGCGGAAGAGTCATGATTATGGAGTTTGGTGTTCCAAAGAATTTTCTAGTGAACACTGTCTACATGTTCTACTTTAGACACCTTCTTCCTTTTGTTGGAAATCTTCTTTCAAAGCATAGAGATGCTTATAAGTATTTAAATGAAACGGTAGAGGACTTCCCATACGGCGAGGACTTTACCAAGTGGATGAAAGAAGCTGGATTTAAGAACGCAAAATTTCAAGAGTTAACTTTTGGAATTTCTAATTTATATATCGGTGATAAAGAATAA
- a CDS encoding aminopeptidase P N-terminal domain-containing protein translates to MESTNYKSRRIATISKLKDGIAILPAATHMTRSNDTEFDFRQNSNFKYLTGSSEPDSILVLTPHGIKKDHLFVRPNDRMQEIWAGRRLGVEKSKDIFEMDETYSLEDFDKVLPELMKGHSEIFIDLHNNDTLFNKVRKMANGLDPRNRLKVPTPKAYRHLNTIIEKQRLIKDQNEILNMKNAAAATNKAHRAAMAMASTDHTEADIHNTMNYLFKKHGASGEAYGSIVACGENGTILHYVENNAKLIDGETLLIDAGSEFNTYASDVTRTFPVNGKFSKTQREIYEIVLRAMKASFSKCSPGHTLEEVHMESVKELSKGLKELGILKESVEEIIEKNLYKEFYPHGTSHWIGLDVHDQNPYLDKDFNAIKFEKGMCFTVEPGLYFQRDNLDIPEHFRGLAVRIEDDILITENSHENLTAMIPKEIKEVEAACLEDYKQFL, encoded by the coding sequence ATGGAATCAACAAATTATAAGAGTAGAAGAATTGCGACAATATCAAAATTAAAAGACGGTATTGCAATCCTTCCTGCGGCCACACATATGACAAGATCAAATGATACTGAATTTGATTTTCGCCAAAATTCAAATTTTAAATACCTCACAGGTAGCAGTGAGCCCGACTCAATTCTTGTTCTCACTCCTCATGGTATAAAGAAAGATCACCTCTTTGTTAGACCAAACGATCGTATGCAAGAAATTTGGGCAGGAAGAAGATTAGGTGTTGAGAAATCAAAAGATATTTTTGAAATGGACGAGACTTATTCCCTAGAAGACTTTGATAAAGTTCTTCCAGAACTCATGAAAGGACATAGTGAAATTTTCATTGACCTCCACAATAACGATACTCTCTTTAATAAAGTGAGAAAAATGGCAAATGGTCTTGATCCAAGAAATAGACTAAAAGTTCCAACACCAAAGGCCTATAGACACTTAAATACAATTATTGAAAAACAGAGATTAATCAAAGACCAAAATGAAATCTTAAATATGAAAAATGCAGCGGCAGCTACTAATAAAGCTCACCGAGCGGCAATGGCCATGGCCAGTACAGATCACACAGAGGCCGACATTCACAATACAATGAACTATCTCTTTAAGAAGCACGGAGCAAGTGGTGAGGCCTATGGGTCAATTGTTGCGTGTGGAGAGAATGGAACAATTCTTCACTACGTAGAAAACAATGCCAAACTTATTGATGGTGAAACCCTACTCATCGACGCAGGCAGTGAGTTCAATACTTACGCCAGCGATGTGACCAGAACTTTTCCAGTGAATGGAAAATTTTCAAAAACTCAAAGAGAGATTTATGAAATCGTTCTTCGCGCCATGAAAGCAAGCTTTTCAAAATGCTCTCCAGGACACACTCTTGAAGAAGTTCACATGGAGTCAGTGAAAGAATTATCCAAAGGACTTAAAGAGCTTGGAATTTTAAAAGAAAGCGTTGAAGAAATCATTGAAAAGAATCTCTATAAAGAGTTCTACCCACATGGAACTTCTCACTGGATAGGTCTTGATGTTCACGATCAAAACCCATACCTAGATAAAGACTTCAATGCCATAAAATTTGAAAAGGGAATGTGCTTCACAGTTGAACCTGGTCTCTACTTCCAAAGAGATAATCTAGATATCCCTGAGCACTTTAGAGGACTAGCGGTTAGAATTGAAGATGATATACTTATCACTGAAAACTCTCACGAAAATTTAACAGCAATGATTCCAAAAGAAATTAAAGAAGTGGAGGCCGCATGTCTAGAAGACTACAAGCAATTTCTTTAG
- a CDS encoding 1,4-dihydroxy-2-naphthoate polyprenyltransferase — protein MSKLNAWILASRPKTLTAACGPVILGTALAYRETQTFSILIFVLTLLAALSMQVGTNFVNDYYDAIRGTDSDDRLGPTRVTQSGLIPPAEVKRGFIACFLFAILISIYLMIIGGPTIIIMGFFCILTAYCYTGGPLPLSHYALGEVFALIFFGPVAVWGTYFLQHQHFNLSILIIGLGPGLISAAIMSVNNLRDIKSDTRAKKITVATLVGPKFARAFTLSLVLSSTFIPYYAVLTLDTKWAILATLSCYPFYKTWKQVARGPIDKNLNTALGNTGKYLFIYSLIFSVGLLL, from the coding sequence GTGAGCAAGTTAAACGCTTGGATACTTGCTTCAAGACCTAAGACATTAACGGCGGCCTGTGGTCCAGTAATTCTAGGAACAGCCCTCGCCTATAGAGAAACACAAACTTTTTCCATACTTATTTTCGTCCTCACTCTACTTGCCGCTCTCTCCATGCAAGTAGGAACAAATTTTGTAAATGATTACTACGATGCCATTAGAGGGACAGACTCTGACGATAGACTAGGCCCAACAAGAGTGACTCAATCAGGTCTCATTCCACCGGCAGAAGTGAAGAGAGGTTTCATCGCCTGCTTTCTCTTTGCCATACTGATTAGTATCTATTTAATGATTATTGGTGGTCCAACTATTATTATCATGGGATTTTTCTGTATCTTAACCGCCTATTGCTATACGGGAGGGCCGCTCCCTCTTAGCCATTACGCTTTAGGTGAAGTTTTTGCTCTTATTTTCTTTGGGCCTGTGGCCGTTTGGGGAACATACTTTCTACAACACCAGCATTTTAACTTGAGTATACTTATCATAGGATTAGGGCCTGGATTAATCTCGGCCGCTATTATGAGTGTAAATAATCTGCGCGATATTAAGAGTGATACTCGAGCGAAGAAAATTACAGTTGCAACGCTAGTGGGGCCAAAGTTTGCAAGAGCTTTCACTCTATCACTTGTCTTATCTTCTACTTTTATTCCGTACTATGCAGTCCTAACTCTTGATACAAAGTGGGCCATACTCGCGACTCTCTCCTGCTATCCTTTCTATAAGACTTGGAAACAAGTAGCGAGAGGGCCAATAGATAAGAATCTTAATACGGCGCTAGGTAATACTGGAAAGTATCTCTTTATCTACTCACTCATCTTTAGTGTTGGTCTTCTTCTATGA
- the menD gene encoding 2-succinyl-5-enolpyruvyl-6-hydroxy-3-cyclohexene-1-carboxylic-acid synthase, with product MLLENNLSTIWSSIIIDELVKSGVIDFYISPGMRNAPLVQSLLQRKEVNLYLGIDERGQSYRALGNAKATGRTSALLCTSGTALANYTPAIIEAKKSATPLIVLSADRPIELATSDANQTINQVHFYGNHILADNCLGAPTEEICPQVIRNTIDHLIFRSRYPIKGPVHLNIPLREPLDMTRTQVSSNYIEKSQAGFKRKFQTKYFPPTQGISPKAKEVIADIIEKNPKGLLVIGSLPCTLDREVIKEFASKLNWPVFLDISSSLKYSYSIQDNIIPTFDHSEVYEQMSKERPSTIIHLGGRTTSKHYYRFLEEFSDINLITVNWSEEKEDPSQNTDYRMISEVDQFCSEMIPLISPSKSPIQINWKDFSDKKCKLIDDAPLSYPYISKKIIDSMGNNQALYIANSTVVRSFDNYLSLEAKKEIDIFTNRGVSGIEGLMASALGCAEAINKFTTLIVGDVSFLHDLNSLQNIKESKAPLCIVVVNNSGGGIFTLLPIAKDKELLPYLTTPHSLTFENAAKLFDIDYKLITSTQEFDFEFNHAQKNRETIILEVTVDNEQNIELYNKLKTVKL from the coding sequence ATGCTCTTAGAAAATAACCTTTCTACAATATGGTCATCAATTATCATTGATGAGCTAGTTAAGTCTGGAGTGATAGATTTCTACATCTCTCCAGGCATGAGAAACGCACCTCTTGTTCAATCACTCCTACAAAGAAAGGAAGTTAACCTCTATCTTGGAATTGACGAGAGAGGACAATCCTATAGAGCTCTTGGGAATGCTAAGGCCACAGGGAGAACGAGTGCTCTTCTTTGCACCTCAGGAACGGCCCTCGCCAATTATACTCCTGCAATAATTGAAGCCAAGAAATCGGCCACACCTTTAATCGTTCTATCAGCAGATAGACCTATTGAACTTGCTACAAGTGATGCTAACCAAACAATTAATCAAGTTCACTTCTACGGAAATCACATCCTAGCAGATAATTGTCTTGGAGCTCCTACGGAAGAAATTTGTCCACAGGTCATAAGAAATACGATTGATCACCTCATTTTTAGATCGCGCTACCCTATTAAAGGGCCGGTTCATTTAAATATACCACTGCGTGAGCCACTCGATATGACGAGAACTCAAGTGAGTTCAAACTATATTGAAAAATCTCAAGCAGGGTTTAAAAGAAAATTTCAAACAAAGTACTTTCCTCCTACTCAAGGGATTAGTCCTAAGGCGAAGGAAGTTATCGCTGACATTATCGAGAAGAATCCAAAAGGTCTTCTCGTCATAGGCTCTCTTCCGTGTACTTTAGATAGAGAAGTAATTAAAGAATTCGCTTCAAAGCTAAACTGGCCAGTCTTTTTAGATATCTCTTCGTCACTTAAATATAGCTATTCAATACAAGATAATATCATTCCTACTTTTGATCATAGTGAAGTCTACGAACAAATGAGTAAAGAGCGCCCAAGTACAATAATTCACTTAGGTGGGCGAACAACAAGTAAGCACTACTATAGATTCCTAGAAGAATTTTCAGATATAAATCTCATCACTGTCAATTGGAGTGAGGAGAAAGAAGATCCTTCTCAAAATACTGACTATAGAATGATCTCTGAAGTTGACCAATTCTGTAGTGAGATGATCCCTCTCATTTCTCCGTCTAAGAGTCCTATTCAAATTAATTGGAAAGATTTTAGCGATAAGAAATGTAAATTAATTGATGATGCCCCTCTAAGTTATCCTTACATTTCTAAAAAGATAATTGATAGCATGGGAAATAATCAGGCCCTCTATATTGCCAATAGCACTGTAGTTAGAAGTTTTGATAATTACTTATCTCTTGAAGCAAAGAAAGAAATTGATATCTTCACAAATCGTGGAGTCAGTGGAATTGAAGGTCTTATGGCCAGTGCTCTAGGTTGTGCAGAAGCAATCAATAAGTTCACAACATTAATTGTGGGAGACGTAAGCTTCTTACATGACTTAAACTCTCTACAAAATATCAAAGAATCAAAAGCACCTCTTTGCATTGTCGTTGTGAATAACTCAGGAGGAGGAATTTTCACTCTCCTGCCAATAGCAAAAGACAAAGAGCTTCTCCCTTATCTTACGACGCCTCATTCGCTCACATTTGAAAATGCAGCCAAGTTATTTGATATTGATTATAAGTTAATTACAAGTACTCAAGAATTTGATTTTGAATTCAATCACGCGCAGAAGAATAGAGAAACTATTATCTTAGAAGTCACTGTTGATAATGAGCAAAATATTGAACTCTACAATAAATTAAAGACGGTAAAACTGTGA
- a CDS encoding BCCT family transporter has translation MNESTMNKRVFLTSAVFIVLITICGSIWPSGIEQLFKGIQHWLITNTSWVYVLSVGIILFFSLWLMFSRMGDIKLGPDHSEPEYTNTSWFAMLFSAGMGIGLLFFGVAEPMMHFSSPPVGEGQTIEAAREAMKITFFHWGLHAWAIYATLGVILAYFCYRKELPLLPRSAFYPIIGDKIHGVLGDCVDIFAIIGTMFGVATSLGYGVTQVNAGLHYLFDLPQTGMIQVALIAGITLLATISVVLGLDGGIKKLSNINLFLALVLLVAVIILGDTVFLLKSYIQNTGAYLSDIIYKTFNLYAYEKKESWIGGWTLLYWGWWISWSPFVGMFIARISKGRTIREFMVGVVFVPAAFTFLWMSVFGNSAISLALQGKADKLIETVNTNVPVALFQFFEYLPGATFLSGLGVLLVMTFFISSSDSGSLVIDTLASGGEEEPPVWQRIFWAVLEGVVAATLLLAGGLGALQTMTIASAFPMIFMIMVALFAFIKSLRADYLLMSSVQNHSTTIQYTQASMGWKDRLKTLIDHPSEESARNFIKDIGLPAIEELAEELSNKDQIVEVNRGDESVDLTIKNLNVEDFHYSIRLREFMTPDYIDESQKSYWRAEVFLFSGGQHYDIFGYSKEQIIADAITQYEKHFHFLHVNNFEKV, from the coding sequence ATGAATGAATCGACGATGAATAAGAGGGTCTTCCTCACTTCGGCCGTCTTTATTGTGCTAATTACAATCTGTGGGTCTATCTGGCCTTCGGGAATAGAGCAATTATTTAAAGGAATTCAACACTGGCTAATCACTAATACTAGTTGGGTCTATGTTCTCTCTGTGGGAATTATTCTCTTCTTCTCTCTCTGGCTAATGTTTAGCAGAATGGGGGATATAAAGCTTGGGCCTGATCACTCTGAGCCTGAGTACACTAATACCTCGTGGTTTGCCATGCTCTTTAGTGCGGGAATGGGGATTGGACTGCTCTTCTTTGGAGTGGCCGAGCCTATGATGCACTTTAGTTCTCCTCCTGTAGGGGAGGGACAAACTATAGAGGCGGCGAGAGAGGCGATGAAGATCACTTTCTTTCACTGGGGACTTCACGCCTGGGCAATTTACGCAACCCTTGGAGTCATCCTTGCTTACTTCTGTTATAGAAAAGAGTTACCACTTCTGCCAAGGTCAGCTTTCTATCCAATTATTGGAGATAAAATTCATGGTGTTCTTGGAGATTGCGTAGACATCTTTGCTATTATTGGAACGATGTTTGGTGTTGCGACCTCTCTAGGTTATGGAGTGACTCAGGTCAATGCAGGTTTACACTATCTCTTTGATCTTCCGCAAACGGGAATGATTCAAGTGGCACTGATAGCAGGGATTACACTTCTTGCAACCATCTCTGTAGTCCTAGGCCTAGATGGTGGAATTAAGAAATTATCAAATATAAACCTCTTTCTGGCGCTAGTTCTTCTCGTTGCTGTTATTATTCTAGGGGATACGGTCTTCTTATTAAAATCATATATTCAAAATACTGGGGCCTATCTTTCAGATATTATTTATAAGACATTTAATCTCTATGCCTATGAGAAGAAAGAATCTTGGATTGGCGGATGGACACTTCTCTACTGGGGATGGTGGATTTCATGGTCACCATTTGTGGGAATGTTTATTGCTAGAATTTCTAAAGGAAGAACGATTAGAGAGTTCATGGTCGGCGTCGTCTTTGTTCCGGCCGCTTTTACATTTCTTTGGATGTCTGTTTTTGGAAATTCTGCGATCTCTCTTGCTCTTCAGGGAAAGGCCGATAAGTTAATTGAAACTGTGAATACAAATGTTCCAGTAGCTCTCTTTCAATTCTTTGAATACTTACCAGGGGCAACTTTTCTCTCAGGACTTGGAGTTCTTCTTGTGATGACGTTCTTTATTAGTTCATCTGATTCAGGCTCTCTTGTTATAGATACCCTCGCTTCAGGTGGAGAGGAAGAACCTCCTGTGTGGCAGAGAATTTTCTGGGCAGTTCTTGAGGGCGTCGTAGCCGCAACACTACTCTTGGCCGGTGGGCTAGGTGCACTTCAAACAATGACCATTGCCTCGGCCTTTCCGATGATTTTTATGATTATGGTGGCGCTCTTTGCTTTTATAAAATCACTTCGAGCAGATTATCTCTTGATGAGTTCGGTGCAAAATCATTCGACAACAATTCAATATACACAAGCTTCAATGGGCTGGAAGGATAGGCTAAAGACTTTAATAGATCATCCCTCCGAAGAGAGTGCTAGAAACTTTATTAAAGACATAGGACTTCCGGCCATTGAGGAATTAGCAGAAGAGCTTTCAAATAAAGACCAAATCGTTGAAGTGAATAGGGGAGATGAGAGTGTTGATTTAACGATCAAGAATCTTAATGTTGAAGACTTTCACTATTCGATTAGGCTTAGAGAGTTTATGACTCCTGACTATATTGATGAGAGTCAGAAGTCTTATTGGAGAGCAGAAGTTTTTCTCTTCTCTGGTGGGCAGCACTACGATATCTTTGGATATTCAAAAGAGCAGATTATTGCAGATGCTATAACTCAATATGAGAAGCATTTTCATTTTCTACATGTAAATAATTTCGAGAAAGTATAA